The following coding sequences are from one Leptolyngbya sp. NIES-3755 window:
- a CDS encoding protein phosphatase 2C (similar to AA sequence:cyanobase_aa:LBDG_04880), whose translation MQTDPIVQCPNYFCQALNPESQSFCHHCQTRLPKRYLWVVGATEPAGTLIDDRFLLKSDRIALDTKPGLPPTAIEVPPPLEPYLHLMGERPAIPQPYAVVDGVLFLESAPIYPSGARSERGEDLSGQLMPRLEQVWNSSSGFRQLHFLRQLAQLWRSLSLEKAASTLLDPDLVFADGDTVRILELNFKPATIVDLGKFWSSWQVQPAIADFFSQLCQNLMQGTSVDDLIQILDSAIASQAAQQSRNIRIATLTDQGPSRQSNEDACYPSSGTSGDQSLVIVCDGIGGHEGGEVASNLAIQTIVQELKSIDLHNLEPGLEEAVCAANDAIAQKNDAERRQERQRMGTTVVMGMIHDHEFYLTHVGDSRAYRITRQGCYQVTLDDDVASREARLGYTLYREALQRSSSGSLVQALGMGSSSYLRPTVQRFILDQDCVFLLCSDGLSDNDRVEEYWQSEIVPILNNKTNVATVAKRLVEIANTQNGHDNVTIGLIHCQTRDTGKLTAVQSTIAKPVRTQMVIPATSPPGLRTELQPRKTPWLRAGFTLLAMFGIAGAIVALFAPELLTRLGTQPQVATPPTVPPIPSASPESLSPRTLIRIDRSGVQGFPSAEASGRSVAIAPGTVLQVESQRRSTSDAAPWIQFKVCNANPKVPNGVRQGNIVWQQEDAIEPFTRIDPPPEQLGACAPSKPSVAPAG comes from the coding sequence ATGCAAACTGATCCGATCGTGCAATGCCCCAACTATTTCTGTCAGGCGCTCAATCCCGAAAGCCAGTCGTTTTGTCATCACTGCCAGACGCGACTTCCGAAACGCTATCTCTGGGTGGTGGGAGCGACTGAGCCAGCCGGGACGCTGATTGACGATCGCTTTTTGCTCAAGTCGGATCGGATTGCGCTCGATACGAAACCCGGACTTCCTCCAACTGCGATCGAGGTTCCGCCGCCACTGGAGCCATATTTGCATTTGATGGGTGAACGTCCCGCGATTCCTCAACCTTATGCAGTTGTAGATGGCGTTTTGTTCCTAGAATCTGCGCCGATTTATCCGAGTGGAGCGCGATCGGAACGGGGAGAAGATTTGTCCGGACAATTGATGCCGCGATTAGAGCAGGTGTGGAATTCGAGCAGTGGATTTCGTCAGCTTCATTTTTTGCGACAACTGGCACAACTTTGGCGATCGCTCTCTCTCGAAAAAGCCGCTTCAACGTTGTTAGATCCGGATCTCGTATTTGCGGATGGCGATACGGTGAGGATTCTAGAACTGAACTTTAAGCCTGCAACGATCGTTGATTTAGGAAAGTTCTGGTCGAGTTGGCAAGTTCAACCTGCGATCGCGGATTTCTTTAGCCAGCTTTGTCAGAATTTAATGCAGGGAACCAGCGTTGATGACTTGATTCAGATATTGGATTCTGCGATCGCGTCTCAAGCGGCACAACAATCTCGAAACATTAGAATCGCAACTCTCACCGATCAAGGTCCTAGCCGTCAAAGTAACGAAGATGCGTGTTATCCGTCAAGCGGAACCAGTGGGGATCAGTCTCTAGTGATTGTCTGTGATGGAATTGGAGGGCACGAAGGTGGAGAAGTTGCCTCGAATTTGGCGATTCAGACGATCGTTCAGGAACTGAAATCGATCGACCTACACAATTTAGAACCGGGACTAGAAGAAGCGGTTTGCGCGGCGAATGATGCGATCGCACAAAAGAACGATGCGGAACGACGACAGGAACGCCAGCGGATGGGAACAACGGTCGTGATGGGCATGATTCACGATCACGAATTTTATCTCACTCATGTTGGGGACAGTCGCGCTTATCGAATTACTCGTCAAGGATGCTATCAAGTCACGCTCGATGATGATGTTGCTTCCCGTGAAGCCCGATTAGGTTACACCCTTTACCGAGAAGCATTACAGCGATCGTCCTCTGGTTCACTGGTGCAAGCTTTGGGTATGGGAAGTTCGAGCTATCTTCGCCCAACAGTGCAGCGATTTATTCTCGATCAAGATTGTGTCTTTCTGCTGTGTTCAGATGGATTGAGTGACAACGATCGAGTTGAAGAATACTGGCAAAGCGAAATCGTACCCATTCTGAATAACAAAACGAATGTGGCAACGGTCGCAAAACGATTAGTGGAAATTGCCAATACGCAGAACGGTCACGATAACGTTACGATCGGGTTGATTCACTGCCAAACTCGCGACACTGGGAAATTGACTGCTGTTCAATCGACGATCGCGAAACCTGTTCGCACTCAAATGGTGATTCCTGCGACTTCTCCACCTGGACTAAGAACAGAACTTCAACCCCGCAAAACACCCTGGCTTAGAGCCGGATTCACGCTCTTAGCGATGTTTGGAATTGCAGGCGCGATCGTGGCTCTGTTTGCGCCTGAATTACTCACCAGACTCGGAACTCAGCCCCAAGTCGCAACTCCTCCAACGGTTCCTCCAATTCCTTCTGCATCTCCAGAATCGCTTAGTCCTCGAACCCTGATTCGCATTGATCGATCAGGGGTTCAAGGATTTCCTAGCGCTGAGGCTTCCGGGCGTTCCGTTGCGATTGCTCCTGGAACCGTTTTACAAGTCGAGAGCCAACGTCGATCGACTTCTGATGCGGCTCCTTGGATACAGTTCAAAGTCTGTAACGCGAATCCTAAAGTGCCCAATGGAGTCAGGCAAGGAAATATCGTTTGGCAACAAGAAGACGCGATCGAGCCTTTTACTCGAATTGACCCTCCACCCGAACAGCTTGGAGCCTGTGCCCCCTCCAAACCAAGCGTCGCACCCGCAGGATAG
- a CDS encoding two component regulator propeller domain protein (similar to AA sequence:cyanobase_aa:LBDG_04870) — MSSVYRRFGFASVLLSLVIVAPRTIASPTFTPTAPPPVAPALPQQVEPDYRVAALQRDFQGNLWVASPQGLVRINPNTGRMISRAQMPNFPISALAQDRVGRVWVGTSEGLWRIDPKTNTVTAQNLFLPSNRVLSLLVDRRGFLWVGTDSGLALVSPDQGLLMTTLKNLPGVSANALSLDSEGQLWVGTLEGVAQIDTASAKVLHTSPLEGAVQALSLDRHGSLWAGTTNGLIKLDPLNRRRLRSVTSLRGREILSTGFDGAGSIWVGTNTGLLRVNPYNGAIVGQVPNLPSNNVLSLAPDTGNKLWVGTSEGLAWVSLTSYETRPHLMFSRRVE, encoded by the coding sequence ATGTCTTCCGTGTATCGTCGCTTCGGATTCGCTTCTGTCTTACTAAGTTTGGTGATTGTTGCGCCGAGAACGATTGCGTCTCCTACTTTTACGCCGACGGCTCCTCCTCCGGTTGCTCCTGCCCTGCCGCAACAGGTTGAGCCAGATTACCGAGTAGCCGCTCTTCAGCGCGATTTTCAGGGAAATCTTTGGGTTGCGTCGCCTCAAGGCTTGGTCAGAATTAATCCGAATACTGGGCGGATGATTTCACGGGCACAAATGCCGAATTTTCCGATCTCTGCCCTGGCTCAAGATCGCGTCGGTCGAGTTTGGGTGGGAACGAGTGAAGGACTGTGGCGAATTGACCCAAAAACGAATACCGTCACAGCTCAGAATTTATTTTTACCCTCGAATCGAGTGTTGTCTTTATTAGTCGATCGACGCGGCTTTCTCTGGGTGGGAACCGATTCGGGATTAGCACTTGTCAGCCCCGATCAAGGCTTGTTAATGACAACTTTGAAGAATTTACCCGGTGTGAGTGCAAACGCGCTTAGTTTAGATTCAGAAGGTCAGCTTTGGGTCGGAACGCTCGAAGGGGTCGCGCAAATTGATACTGCCAGCGCTAAAGTGCTTCATACCTCCCCATTAGAAGGAGCAGTTCAGGCATTATCACTCGATCGACATGGTTCACTCTGGGCAGGCACAACCAATGGACTGATCAAACTCGATCCGCTGAATCGTCGCCGCTTACGATCGGTCACTTCCCTCAGAGGTCGCGAAATTCTTTCCACAGGTTTCGATGGGGCTGGCAGTATTTGGGTCGGAACCAATACGGGACTGCTGCGGGTCAATCCTTACAATGGTGCGATCGTGGGTCAAGTCCCGAATCTGCCCTCGAACAACGTTTTATCCCTAGCTCCCGACACCGGAAACAAATTATGGGTGGGAACGAGTGAGGGACTAGCTTGGGTGAGCCTGACCAGTTACGAAACGCGACCGCATTTAATGTTCAGCCGCAGGGTCGAATAG
- a CDS encoding 3-methyl-2-oxobutanoate hydroxymethyltransferase (similar to AA sequence:cyanobase_aa:LBDG_04860) translates to MPVTPQQLIQWKQQQRLIAVLTAWDYAIASILDRAGIDVILVGDSMAMVALGHDTTLPLTLDEVIHHAKAVRRGVKEALLIVDLPFLTYQESVQQAMHSAGRILKETGAGAVKLEGGYPAMAETVSRLVQSGIPVMGHVGLTPQSVRQTGFRQQGRSAEAGAKILSEAIALEQAGAFSIVLEHIPAELAQTITQKLTIPTIGIGAGVHCDGQVLVTSDVLGLGTWKPKFAKTYLDLNALIMKAVQEFGEEVRSAQFPLE, encoded by the coding sequence ATGCCCGTCACGCCGCAACAACTGATTCAGTGGAAACAACAACAGCGCCTCATTGCCGTACTCACCGCATGGGATTATGCGATCGCGTCGATTCTCGATCGTGCTGGAATCGATGTCATTCTCGTTGGGGATTCGATGGCGATGGTGGCGCTCGGACACGATACAACGCTGCCTCTCACGCTAGATGAAGTGATTCATCATGCAAAAGCAGTTCGGCGCGGGGTGAAAGAAGCACTTTTGATCGTAGATTTACCGTTTCTGACGTATCAAGAGAGCGTCCAACAGGCGATGCACTCGGCAGGACGAATTCTGAAAGAAACGGGCGCGGGTGCAGTGAAATTAGAAGGTGGCTATCCTGCAATGGCAGAAACCGTTTCGCGATTAGTTCAGTCGGGAATTCCGGTAATGGGTCATGTCGGATTAACGCCGCAATCGGTGAGACAGACGGGATTTCGCCAACAAGGTCGATCGGCAGAAGCGGGAGCAAAGATCTTGTCAGAAGCGATCGCGCTCGAACAAGCGGGAGCATTCTCGATCGTTCTCGAACACATTCCCGCAGAATTAGCGCAAACGATTACGCAGAAATTGACGATTCCGACGATCGGGATTGGGGCGGGTGTTCATTGTGATGGTCAAGTTCTCGTCACTTCGGATGTTCTTGGATTGGGAACATGGAAGCCGAAGTTTGCGAAGACTTATCTGGATTTGAATGCGTTGATTATGAAAGCGGTTCAGGAATTTGGGGAAGAAGTGCGATCGGCACAATTTCCTTTAGAGTAG